From a region of the Globicephala melas chromosome 19, mGloMel1.2, whole genome shotgun sequence genome:
- the ZSCAN22 gene encoding LOW QUALITY PROTEIN: zinc finger and SCAN domain-containing protein 22 (The sequence of the model RefSeq protein was modified relative to this genomic sequence to represent the inferred CDS: inserted 1 base in 1 codon; substituted 2 bases at 2 genomic stop codons), translating into MEFGLRRIIEAWLVLGSEPSEASCKQSNSDEXRATETLVGELSPGPTFGDACEPEGSSERQAGLSAKMWTKSVTQEMDFRRTSGPHKGALTDQPGCEAGALGDSPNMXPDFTSQEETPSREKVDPLDGYGTEPPGTYLGRKPSKGGEYWKTFRSPLALEAHRKSHARKMPHTCSECGKAFSRSAHLAQHQVVHTGAKPHECKECGKALSWLTHLTQHQRIHTGEKPCVCEECGKAFSQSTHLTQHLRIRTGXKPYRCYACGRAFSDCLALIQHLRIHSGEKPYQCQVCPNAFAQSSSLIEHQRVPTGEEPYKCSDCGKAFSRTSALMVHLRIHITVLQCPRKPPHSGTASKRNLSSERAGRDGVGDC; encoded by the exons ATGGAGTTTGGGCTCAGAAGAATCATCGAGGCTTG GCTGGTGCTGGGATCTGAGCCCTCAGAGGCGAGCTGTAAGCAGAGCAATTCGGACG TCAGGGCCACTGAAACCCTGGTAGGAGAGCTTTCCCCAGGACCCACCTTTGGTGATGCCTGCGAACCTGAGGGCAGCTCAGAGAGGCAGGCCGGACTCTCAGCGAAGATGTGGACAAAGTCTGTCACCCAAGAGATGGATTTCAGGAGAACTTCAGGGCCTCACAAGGGCGCCCTCACAGACCAGCCCGGCTGTGAAGCTGGTGCTTTGGGGGACAGTCCCAACATGTGACCAGACTTCACCTCCCAAGAGGAGACTCCTTCCAGAGAGAAAGTGGATCCACTGGATGGTTATGGCACAGAGCCTCCAGGCACGTACTTGGGGAGGAAGCCCTCCAAGGGTGGTGAGTATTGGAAGACGTTCCGGAGCCCCTTGGCCCTGGAGGCCCACCGGAAGAGCCATGCTCGGAAGATGCCCCACACCTGCAGtgagtgtgggaaagccttcagccGGAGTGCACACCTGGCCCAGCACCAGGTGGTCCACACAGGGGCCAAGCCCCATGAATGCAAGGAGTGCGGGAAGGCCTTAAGCTGGCTCACCCACCTGACCCAGCACCAGAGGATCCACACCGGGGAGAAGCCCTGTGTGTGCGAGGAGTGCGGCAAGGCCTTCAGCCAGAGCACCCACCTGACCCAGCACCTGCGCATCCGCACAGGATAGAAGCCCTACAGGTGCTACGCCTGTGGCCGAGCCTTCAGCGACTGCTTGGCTCTGATCCAGCACCTGAGAATCCACTCCGGAGAGAAGCCCTATCAGTGTCAGGTTTGTCCAAATGCCTTTGCACAGAGCTCGTCCCTCATCGAGCACCAGAGGGTCCCCACGGGGGAGGAGCCCTACAAGTGCAGCGactgtgggaaggccttcagccGCACCTCAGCCCTCATGGTTCACTTGCGGATCCACATCACCGTCCTGCAGTGCCCGAGGAAGCCTCCCCACAGTGGCACAGCATCGAAGAGAAACCTGAGTTCTGAAAGAGCTGGGAGGGACGGGGTGGGTGACTGCTGA